The Nitrospirae bacterium CG2_30_53_67 genome contains the following window.
TGAAGGGCGTCCACCACCTTCAGTTCGAGTACCACCGCTTCTTCTACAAGGAAGTCCAATCGGTATCCACACTCCAGTTTCACACCCTTGTATGTCACGGGCAAGGGAACTTGTCTATCGAATTTCAGACCTCGTAGCTGCATTTCATGGGCGAGGCATTCCTCATAGGCAGATTCCAACAAACCAGGCCCAATAGTCTTATGGACCTCAATAGCTGCCCCGATTATCTTTTCAGTGATTTCCTTCATATCGCTTTTCTCTGCGTCCTCTGCGCCTCAGCGGTGAATCCTTCTTAATTCATTGCTTTGACATCCATTACTATCTTCGTCTTTCCTCTGCGTTCTCCGCGCCTCTGCGGTGAATCCTTATCGCGGTACCGCGAGCAGCATGGCGTCCAAGAGCCTTTTTTCCTCTGATCCCTTTGGGTAAAGAGCCGAGAGGGCATTTGCAAGCCTTAAGAAATCTGGGCCACGATCCTGCTCGGCCTTGATGAGCGCCCGAAAGCCGTGGGCCTGCCCTTCCTTTCACAAACTAACCACCTTATACCAAGGTTCCATGACTATTCCCCTCCCAATGGTCTTCTCAAATGCTCAAAAAGCTTCAATGCAGAACTTTTCAGGCGATACAAATTTGCATACGCTTCAGGGGCAAAATCATTTTCTGCCTTGTACATTCTGTATCTTATTCCATCAGTCACGACGATGTCCCTGGTGACTCCCAACTCGACGAGATACCTCTTGGCCTGCTCAAGGGCACCTTCCACTCCGGCTCCAAGTCTCTTTGCCTCGATAACCAGATGACAATTTTCAGGATTCCGAGGTAAAGAACGAAAAACGCATACATCAACTCGTTTCCATTTAATAGCAATCTGCTCCACCTGCCATCCGAGAGCGCGAAGTAACGGAACGACAAAATGCGCTATGAGTTCATCTTCAGTCGGATGTTCGCCGAAGGCTTGCTGGTTCCAATAGAAACTGAATAGGTCATGGGCCTGTGCAACCAAGCCTTGTAACGGTATCGGGACTTCATCCAACGGTGGTTCTTCTTCTGGTAACTTTGGCAATGGTGCAGTTTGCCAATGAACGGGCGGCGACTGAATGAACCGATAGGCGTAATCCAAAACCGTTGCATTGCCAACCTTTGAAATCCGCGGGGGATTTGCCCCAAAAACTAACTCATCAAATTTATATTCATCAGGTAATCGAGACCAGTGTACCCTCCTTGCGTGCTGCAAGTCCCATCCGTTAACATCATCGAACTGAGGAAGATACTGGTACCCACCATCCACAACCCCAACGGCCTGAATTGATGCTTGACTTACCCTCAGAAGGAATATATCTCTCGGGATGACCTCGGACGCAAATCGTCGAACGTAACTTCCTTCAAATTCATCATCGCTCAGTTCGGGCCGCCATTCTCCTGCGTCACCGGGCCCAATTAAGGCAACGCCGTATTTTAGAAAAACGTCCGCATAGGACCGGGTAATTGGACCACCAGAGACCTGCCATACATTTCTTGTTATTGCTACCGCCACCCCGTCACCTCGGTACCGCCAGAAACATGGCATCGAGCAGGCGCTTCTCTTCGTTGTTTTTTTGGGTAAAGAGCCGACAGGGCATTGGCCAAGTGTAGGAAATCCAGGCGGCAATGCTGCTTCAGGTGGATGGCGAACTCATCCGGATTAAACGACCGGCCCTCACGGACTTCCTTGCGCGGCGTGACTACTTTATACCAGGGTTCCATTATCCTCTCCTATCCCGCTAAGGCCTGCACATATTTTTCTCTGTGTGACCACACGGCTGGCTTTACCTCGTATGCTTCGAGCGCCTCGATTACATCCCCTCCGACCTCCCTGTCCTGATCATTCAGGAAAGCATAGGCTTCTGATTCTTCACCGCGTGCCTCACGAGTGTCGGTGAGGCCAAACAGGTAGGTTCCGATAGTGTTCTTATTTGGCGCGTTAATCGCCTGAACAAGTCTTTCCGGCCTGCTCCGGGATTTCGGTATTAAGAAGTCTATGGCATGGTCAAAACCGCTTCTACCTGCAATTTTTACTCGGGGGCTATACCGCACATCGTGTTTGTCGAGAAACGCCCTCACATCCTCCCAGAAGAAGGTAGCGACCCGTGGCTGCGCCATGATAAACATATCATTCACTGCAAGCATCGCCTGTATGAACACGTGAAGGCGCTGCCCGATATTTCGCTGGGATGCTTCGACAAGAAGCCGGTTGCCATCAAGTTTGACTCCAAAACCCTTGAGAACAGAATCCAGCACCGCCTTTCGCTTGGGCGTAGTCAGTTCAAGCCCGCTTGTTCGAAGGTCCGAAAGAGTATAACCATCATCGGAAAGAATGATCTTCCCATTTTCCTTGATTGCATATATCTGCAGATGATCATTATGCCTGTCAAGAAAAGGAGTAGTAAGTTCGCAGGCGTTTTCCAGGCTTTCTACCGACAGCCCCTTGCGAAGCCACTCCACATAAGCATCTATGAGCTGCTTACATTCCTGTTTGTTCATAAGAATCCGTCCTGAAAAGGAGGCGCCATGATATTGCAGTACCTACAGAAATCATCAAAGCTGTCCTGTATGCTGCTTGGATTCCTGAACTCATTGTTGTTGATCGGATACGCCCACTTATCCTCGAAGCCTTCCAAGTATACATGAAGATGTGCCCCGTCAAGCCGTGTACCGTCTGGGTTCGTATGCGGTGCCCCATTAATATCGAGACGGACAAGGACGATGACCTTTCTGCCCCTGTTTTGAAACTTGAGCTTTGACAAGCGTATAGTTCGACGCCACAAGTCGAGCAGAAATCGCTCTCGCGTGTCTTCGCTGACAAGCTCGTGTGTATGATCACTGCCCGGCGGCAGGGAAATCGTTACTGATTCTACAAAGTTCTTCCTCATTGCGATGAGGCCGTCTGCTTCAATTTGTGTCAATATGTCCATAAGTTTCGTCTATCTTGGCACGGCTAAAAGCATCGCGTCAAGAAGTCTTTTCTCTTCGCTGTTTTTTGGGTAAAGCGCCGACAGGGCATTTGCAAGCCTCAAGAAATCAGGACCGCGATCCTGCTCAGCCTTTATGAGCATCCGCAAAGCATTCGCCTGCCCGCCGGCCTGA
Protein-coding sequences here:
- a CDS encoding GxxExxY protein, which codes for MKEITEKIIGAAIEVHKTIGPGLLESAYEECLAHEMQLRGLKFDRQVPLPVTYKGVKLECGYRLDFLVEEAVVLELKVVDALQPIHEAQLLTYLKLGGWTVGLKNSPRSLRLRGERSFYGTLVQGGNTTKRSSRGPFI